In Delphinus delphis chromosome 11, mDelDel1.2, whole genome shotgun sequence, one genomic interval encodes:
- the DAZAP2 gene encoding DAZ-associated protein 2 isoform X1 produces the protein MNSKGQYPTQPTYPVQPPGNPVYPQTLHLPQAPPYTDAPPAYSELYRPSFVHPGAATVPTMSAAFPGASLYLPMAQSVAVGPLGSTIPMAYYPVGPIYPPGSAVLVEGGYDAGARFGAGATAGNIPPPPPGCPPNAAQLAVMQGANVLVTQRKGNFFMGGSDGGYTIW, from the exons GTCAATATCCAACGCAGCCAACCTACCCGGTGCAGCCTCCTGGGAATCCTGTGTACCCTCAGACCTTGCATCTTCCTCAGGCTCCACCCTATACTGATGCTCCACCTGCCTACTCAGAG CTCTATCGTCCGAGCTTTGTGCACCCGGGGgctgccacagtccccaccatgTCAGCTGCATTTCCTGGCGCCTCACTGTATCTTCCCATGGCCCAGTCTGTGGCTGTTGGACCTTTAGGTTCCACAATCCCCATGGCTTATTATCCAGTTGGTCCCATCTATCCACCTGGTTCAGCAGTGCTGGTGGAAGGAGGGTATGATGCAGGTGCCAGATTTGGAGCTGGTGCTACTGCTGGAAACATTCCT cCTCCTCCCCCTGGATGCCCTCCCAATGCTGCTCAGCTTGCAGTCATGCAGGGAGCCAATGTCCTTGTAACTCAGCGGAAGGGAAACTTCTTCATGGGTGGCTCAGATGGTGGCTACACCATCTGGTGA
- the DAZAP2 gene encoding DAZ-associated protein 2 isoform X2 translates to MNSKGQYPTQPTYPVQPPGNPVYPQTLHLPQAPPYTDAPPAYSELYRPSFVHPGAATVPTMSAAFPGASLYLPMAQSVAVGPLGSTIPMAYYPVGPIYPPASSPWMPSQCCSACSHAGSQCPCNSAEGKLLHGWLRWWLHHLVKNQGHLCAGKDITYLQHFSQCNCFSHINLKLQFRHMLLGCLSGAQTFRHFSNVIRNHVMVAVPP, encoded by the exons GTCAATATCCAACGCAGCCAACCTACCCGGTGCAGCCTCCTGGGAATCCTGTGTACCCTCAGACCTTGCATCTTCCTCAGGCTCCACCCTATACTGATGCTCCACCTGCCTACTCAGAG CTCTATCGTCCGAGCTTTGTGCACCCGGGGgctgccacagtccccaccatgTCAGCTGCATTTCCTGGCGCCTCACTGTATCTTCCCATGGCCCAGTCTGTGGCTGTTGGACCTTTAGGTTCCACAATCCCCATGGCTTATTATCCAGTTGGTCCCATCTATCCACCTG cCTCCTCCCCCTGGATGCCCTCCCAATGCTGCTCAGCTTGCAGTCATGCAGGGAGCCAATGTCCTTGTAACTCAGCGGAAGGGAAACTTCTTCATGGGTGGCTCAGATGGTGGCTACACCATCTGGTGAAGAACCAAGGCCACCTCTGTGCCGGGAAAGACATCACATACCTTCAGCACTTCTCACAATGTAACTGCTTTAGTCATATTAACCTGAAGTTGCAGTTTAGACACATGTTGTTGGGGTGTCTTTCTGGTGCCCAAACTTTCAGGCACTTTTCAAACGTAATAAGGAACCACGTAATGGTAGCAGTACCGCCCTAA